Proteins encoded together in one Roseibacterium elongatum DSM 19469 window:
- a CDS encoding aldehyde dehydrogenase family protein — protein sequence MPNSTDFYINGQWVAPIRPKDFPVINPATEEVCATISLGEEEDTNAAVAAASAAFEGWAATDPAERIAAVERLLDIYKRRAEDMAQAISLEMGAPIDLARQQQVGAGAWHLDGFIKAAKAFDWDRPLGDWAPGERILHEPIGVCALITPWNWPMNQITLKVAPALLAGCTMVLKPSEIAPLSGLLFAEMVDEAGVPAGVFNLVNGDGPGVGSTLSAHPEIDMVSFTGSTRAGRLISKAAADTIKRVSLELGGKGANIIFADANEKAVKQGVIRCFRNTGQSCNAPTRMLVERSRYDEAVEQAAEAAAKVEVGPSSEEGRHIGPAVSETQYEKIQDLIQKGIDEGARLIAGGTGRPEHLNRGYFIRPTVFADVTPDMSIYREEIFGPVLSIMPFDSEEDAVRIANDTDYGLTNYIQTGDKDKLRRVARRLRSGMVEGNGKGFGQGSPFGGYKQSGNGREGGVFGLHEFMEVKAVSDWD from the coding sequence ATGCCCAACAGCACAGATTTCTACATCAACGGCCAATGGGTCGCGCCGATCCGGCCCAAGGACTTCCCGGTCATCAACCCCGCCACCGAAGAGGTCTGCGCCACGATCAGCCTTGGCGAAGAGGAAGACACGAACGCCGCCGTCGCCGCTGCCTCGGCCGCGTTCGAGGGCTGGGCGGCCACCGATCCGGCCGAGCGGATCGCCGCGGTCGAGCGGTTGCTGGACATCTACAAGCGACGTGCCGAGGATATGGCGCAGGCGATCAGCCTCGAGATGGGGGCCCCCATCGACCTGGCGCGGCAACAGCAGGTGGGCGCGGGCGCATGGCATCTGGACGGGTTCATCAAGGCGGCAAAAGCCTTTGACTGGGACCGCCCCCTGGGCGACTGGGCACCGGGCGAGCGCATCCTGCATGAGCCGATCGGCGTGTGCGCGCTGATCACGCCGTGGAACTGGCCGATGAACCAGATCACGCTCAAGGTCGCGCCGGCCCTTCTGGCTGGCTGCACGATGGTGCTGAAGCCCTCGGAAATCGCGCCACTTTCCGGTCTGCTCTTTGCCGAGATGGTGGACGAGGCCGGGGTGCCCGCGGGGGTGTTCAACCTCGTGAACGGGGACGGGCCCGGCGTGGGCAGCACCCTGTCCGCGCATCCCGAGATCGACATGGTCAGCTTCACCGGCTCGACCCGCGCGGGGCGCCTGATCTCAAAGGCGGCCGCCGACACGATCAAGCGCGTCAGCCTGGAACTGGGTGGCAAGGGTGCCAACATCATCTTTGCCGATGCCAATGAAAAAGCGGTCAAGCAGGGTGTGATCCGTTGTTTCCGCAACACCGGCCAAAGCTGCAATGCGCCCACCCGGATGCTGGTCGAGCGGTCGCGCTATGACGAGGCGGTCGAACAGGCCGCCGAGGCCGCCGCCAAGGTCGAGGTCGGCCCGTCGAGCGAAGAGGGGCGTCATATCGGCCCTGCGGTCAGCGAGACCCAGTATGAAAAGATCCAGGACCTGATCCAGAAAGGCATCGACGAAGGCGCGCGCCTGATCGCGGGCGGAACCGGACGGCCCGAGCATCTGAACCGCGGCTATTTCATCCGCCCCACGGTGTTTGCCGATGTCACCCCGGACATGTCGATCTACCGCGAGGAGATCTTTGGCCCGGTCCTGTCGATCATGCCCTTCGACAGCGAAGAGGATGCCGTGCGCATCGCCAATGACACCGATTACGGCCTGACGAATTACATCCAGACCGGCGACAAGGACAAATTGCGCCGCGTCGCGCGCCGCTTGCGCTCGGGCATGGTCGAGGGCAATGGCAAGGGCTTCGGGCAGGGCAGCCCGTTCGGCGGCTACAAACAGTCGGGCAACGGGCGCGAAGGCGGGGTGTTCGGACTGCACGAGTTCATGGAGGTCAAGGCCGTCAGCGACTGGGACTGA
- a CDS encoding peroxiredoxin — MALRINDTFPDLTVETDQGTISMHDYIGDQWMILFSHPKDFTPVCTTEFGAVAQLADEWAKRNTKVIGLSVDAVAEHKEWKADIESYAGTDAAFPIIADESLEVSKALDMLPAEAYLPDGRTAADSASVRVVFIVSPDKKVQLMMSYPMSVGRNFAEVLRALDALQATYQTPIATPANWVHGQDVIVALSLDDEAAKAKFGEIDAKLPYLRMTKMPG; from the coding sequence GTGGCACTGCGTATCAACGATACCTTTCCGGATCTTACCGTCGAAACCGATCAGGGCACGATCTCGATGCATGACTACATCGGCGACCAGTGGATGATCCTGTTCTCGCACCCCAAGGATTTCACGCCGGTCTGCACGACCGAGTTCGGTGCCGTCGCGCAGCTGGCCGATGAATGGGCCAAGCGCAACACCAAGGTCATCGGCCTGTCCGTCGATGCCGTGGCCGAGCACAAGGAATGGAAGGCCGATATCGAAAGCTATGCCGGCACGGACGCGGCCTTTCCGATCATTGCCGACGAGTCGCTGGAGGTGTCCAAGGCGCTCGATATGCTGCCGGCCGAGGCCTACCTGCCCGACGGTCGCACCGCCGCCGACTCGGCCAGTGTGCGCGTCGTCTTCATCGTCTCGCCCGACAAGAAGGTGCAGTTGATGATGTCCTACCCGATGTCGGTGGGCCGCAACTTTGCCGAGGTGCTGCGCGCCCTCGATGCGCTGCAGGCGACCTATCAAACGCCGATCGCCACGCCCGCCAACTGGGTGCATGGCCAAGACGTGATCGTGGCCCTGTCGCTGGACGATGAGGCTGCCAAGGCCAAGTTCGGCGAAATCGACGCCAAGCTGCCCTATCTGCGCATGACGAAAATGCCGGGCTGA
- a CDS encoding L,D-transpeptidase gives MLTRRHFIITSAALFSGPLAAPVWAQDAVDFDFDEQVERPDPMGDNPWGLHPRFMPTRVAHRAGLRPGDIHVDPVPKYLYHIGDDGTAMRYGVAVGRSGLQSPGSYTIRRKVEWPSWTPTANMIAREPDVYGQFAGGVPGGPENPLGARALYLYRGNVDSYLRIHGTPQPWSIGTSASSGCVRLVNDHVMQLYEQVDLGTRVTLHSPR, from the coding sequence ATGCTGACTCGCCGTCATTTCATCATCACGTCCGCGGCCCTGTTTTCAGGGCCTCTCGCCGCGCCGGTCTGGGCCCAGGACGCTGTCGATTTCGATTTTGACGAACAGGTCGAACGCCCCGATCCTATGGGGGACAATCCCTGGGGTCTGCATCCGCGTTTCATGCCGACGCGTGTGGCGCATCGTGCCGGTCTGCGCCCGGGTGACATCCATGTCGATCCGGTGCCGAAATACCTCTATCACATTGGCGACGATGGCACGGCCATGCGTTACGGCGTGGCGGTCGGACGCTCGGGCCTGCAAAGCCCGGGCAGCTACACGATCCGCCGCAAGGTCGAATGGCCCAGCTGGACGCCGACCGCAAACATGATCGCCCGTGAACCCGACGTTTACGGCCAGTTCGCCGGCGGTGTGCCCGGCGGCCCCGAGAACCCGTTGGGCGCGCGGGCCCTGTACCTCTACCGCGGCAATGTGGACAGCTACCTGCGCATCCACGGCACGCCGCAGCCCTGGTCGATCGGCACCTCGGCCAGCTCGGGCTGTGTTCGGTTGGTGAACGACCATGTCATGCAGCTCTATGAACAGGTCGATTTGGGAACGCGCGTGACGTTGCATTCGCCGCGCTGA
- a CDS encoding PhoX family protein: MKDIDTTKMSADDWDELNFPRPEVQEFDRVVERAISRRGFLGGVLAFGSGAAVMGAGMLKGTTAMAQPVSRFPFAPIAAQIDNTIHVPEGYSWDVLVRWGDPLFSDAEGAWDPQAGVSVDMSERVFGENTDGMELFNVDGREILVVNSEYTNRDVNLPHTDGGTPGSLDDVRILQHLQGVTVMEVAEDESGWSVVIDSPYNRRIHHNSPMTFDGPAAGHPLLQTEADPTGMASLGTMNNCGSGRTPWGTYLTCEENFNGYFGATGDIPADETVAAGYRRYGIGADGWGYDYHLWDARFDTSANPNEPHRVGYVVEIDPANPDATPVKHTALGRFKHENAAYAIAADGRVVVYMGDDERGEFMYRWVSRDAYVPGEDTSTLLSEGELSVAVFDDDMTGRWVPLTPATTGMDVAHIAVFTRTAASAVGATTMDRPEWIAVHPNASEAYCCLTNNSRRGLLNDDGTVRTNAGGDPMSVNAVNPRDTNRFGQIVRWRPVGGDHGAEGFSWDLYVMAGNPEVHADGPYAGTANINAGNLFNSPDGMQIDSTGLIWIQTDGDDSNEGDFAGMGNNQMLAGDPVTGRIERFLTGPNGCEVTGLTWSSDRRTMFVGIQHPDAPFPDGEGSLPRSAIVTVRRDDNGLVG; encoded by the coding sequence ATGAAAGATATCGACACCACCAAAATGTCCGCCGACGATTGGGACGAACTCAATTTCCCCCGGCCCGAGGTGCAGGAGTTCGACCGCGTGGTCGAGCGCGCGATCTCGCGCCGCGGCTTCCTGGGCGGCGTTCTGGCCTTCGGCTCGGGCGCGGCCGTGATGGGCGCCGGCATGCTCAAGGGCACGACCGCCATGGCCCAGCCCGTGTCGCGCTTTCCCTTCGCGCCGATCGCGGCCCAGATCGACAACACCATCCATGTCCCCGAGGGCTATAGCTGGGACGTTCTGGTGCGTTGGGGCGACCCGCTGTTTTCCGACGCCGAGGGCGCATGGGATCCGCAGGCCGGCGTCAGCGTCGATATGTCCGAGCGTGTCTTCGGCGAGAACACCGACGGCATGGAACTGTTCAATGTCGATGGCCGCGAGATCCTTGTCGTCAACAGCGAATACACCAACCGCGACGTGAACCTGCCCCACACCGACGGCGGCACCCCCGGCAGCCTCGATGACGTGCGCATCCTGCAGCACCTGCAGGGCGTCACCGTCATGGAAGTGGCCGAAGACGAATCCGGCTGGTCCGTCGTCATCGACAGCCCCTACAACCGCCGTATCCACCACAACAGCCCGATGACCTTTGACGGCCCCGCCGCCGGTCACCCGCTGCTGCAAACCGAGGCCGACCCGACCGGCATGGCGTCGCTGGGGACGATGAACAACTGTGGGTCGGGCCGCACGCCCTGGGGCACCTACCTGACCTGCGAGGAAAACTTCAACGGCTACTTCGGCGCCACCGGCGACATCCCCGCCGACGAAACCGTGGCCGCCGGATACCGCCGCTACGGCATCGGCGCCGATGGCTGGGGCTACGATTACCACCTGTGGGATGCGCGCTTTGACACCTCGGCAAACCCGAACGAGCCGCATCGCGTCGGCTACGTCGTCGAGATCGACCCGGCCAACCCCGACGCCACCCCGGTCAAACACACCGCGCTTGGCCGCTTCAAGCACGAGAACGCCGCCTATGCCATCGCCGCCGATGGCCGCGTGGTGGTCTACATGGGCGACGATGAACGCGGCGAGTTCATGTATCGCTGGGTCAGCCGCGATGCCTATGTCCCCGGTGAAGACACCTCGACCCTGCTGAGCGAGGGAGAGCTGTCGGTCGCCGTGTTCGACGACGACATGACCGGGCGCTGGGTGCCGCTGACGCCGGCCACCACCGGCATGGACGTGGCCCATATCGCCGTGTTCACCCGCACCGCAGCCTCGGCCGTGGGCGCCACGACGATGGACCGCCCCGAGTGGATCGCCGTTCACCCGAACGCTTCCGAGGCGTATTGCTGCCTGACCAACAACTCGCGTCGCGGCCTGTTGAACGATGACGGAACGGTGCGCACCAATGCCGGCGGCGACCCGATGAGCGTCAACGCCGTCAACCCGCGCGACACCAACCGCTTCGGCCAGATCGTGCGCTGGCGCCCGGTGGGCGGCGACCACGGGGCCGAGGGTTTCTCATGGGATCTCTACGTGATGGCCGGCAACCCCGAGGTGCACGCCGACGGCCCCTATGCCGGAACAGCGAACATCAACGCGGGCAACCTGTTCAACTCGCCCGACGGGATGCAGATCGATTCGACCGGCCTGATCTGGATTCAGACCGATGGCGACGACAGCAACGAAGGCGATTTTGCCGGCATGGGCAACAACCAGATGCTGGCGGGTGACCCTGTGACGGGCCGGATCGAGCGTTTCCTGACCGGGCCGAACGGCTGCGAAGTGACCGGCCTGACCTGGTCGTCGGATCGTCGCACGATGTTCGTGGGCATCCAGCACCCCGATGCGCCCTTCCCCGATGGTGAGGGCAGCCTGCCCCGTTCGGCCATCGTGACGGTGCGCCGCGACGATAACGGGCTCGTCGGCTGA
- a CDS encoding c-type cytochrome has protein sequence MRTTRAALAALLVLIPAPLVAVEDHLQTGETLFQRHCRACHGPDARRGASGDIRGLGEGTLRMALGGIESMPEFDFDDAEVGALVAYLARLAEAD, from the coding sequence ATGCGAACGACCCGCGCTGCCTTGGCTGCCTTGCTTGTGCTGATCCCTGCGCCCCTTGTGGCGGTTGAAGATCACCTTCAGACCGGAGAGACCCTGTTTCAACGGCATTGCCGTGCGTGCCATGGCCCCGATGCCCGGCGCGGTGCCAGCGGCGATATTCGTGGTTTGGGCGAAGGCACCCTGCGCATGGCCCTGGGCGGGATCGAGTCGATGCCCGAGTTCGATTTCGACGATGCCGAGGTCGGCGCATTGGTTGCGTATCTTGCCCGGCTGGCCGAGGCCGACTGA
- a CDS encoding NAD(P)H-binding protein — MIDTQTCPGHRVLLVGGTGTIGRATASALMAAGHDVTALVRPGADATGLPACTVVEGAVTDSDDRRRTLARGFDAVVSCLASRTGAPKDAWAIDYKAHSDLLADAQVAGIGQFVLLSAICVQKPLLAFQQAKLAFEEELRASGLTWSIVRPTAFFKSLSGQIDRLKAGKPFLVFGNGELTACKPISDADLGRYVARCLSDPDLQNRILPIGGPGPALTPLDQAQMLFDLMGQKPSVRHVSPRVLDGIIAVLGLAGRVSGKAAEKAELARIGRYYATESMLVLDPATGRYDADATPEFGEDTLYAHYQKLLRGEVADDRGAHAVF; from the coding sequence ATGATTGATACGCAGACATGTCCGGGGCACCGCGTCCTGCTGGTCGGCGGCACGGGCACCATCGGGCGTGCCACCGCGTCGGCGCTGATGGCGGCAGGCCATGATGTCACCGCTCTGGTGCGGCCGGGGGCCGATGCCACGGGACTGCCCGCCTGCACCGTGGTCGAGGGGGCCGTGACCGACAGCGACGACAGGCGCCGGACCCTGGCGCGTGGTTTCGACGCGGTGGTGTCGTGTCTGGCCTCGCGGACCGGGGCGCCCAAGGATGCCTGGGCCATCGACTACAAGGCCCATTCCGACCTGCTGGCCGATGCGCAGGTTGCGGGGATCGGACAGTTCGTCTTGCTGTCGGCCATCTGTGTGCAAAAACCGCTGCTGGCGTTTCAACAGGCAAAACTGGCCTTCGAGGAGGAATTGCGCGCATCCGGGCTGACCTGGTCGATCGTCCGGCCTACGGCGTTCTTCAAATCGCTCTCCGGCCAGATCGACAGGCTCAAGGCGGGCAAGCCTTTTCTCGTTTTCGGGAACGGAGAACTCACCGCCTGCAAACCGATCAGTGACGCCGACCTTGGCCGCTATGTCGCGCGCTGCCTGAGCGATCCCGACCTGCAGAACCGTATCTTGCCGATCGGCGGTCCGGGGCCGGCCCTGACCCCGCTCGATCAGGCGCAGATGCTGTTCGACCTGATGGGGCAGAAGCCCAGTGTCCGTCACGTCTCGCCACGCGTGTTGGATGGCATCATCGCGGTGCTGGGGCTGGCCGGTCGCGTTTCCGGAAAGGCCGCTGAAAAGGCGGAACTCGCGCGTATCGGGCGCTACTACGCGACCGAGTCGATGCTGGTGCTTGATCCTGCGACGGGGCGCTACGACGCGGACGCCACCCCGGAATTCGGCGAAGACACGCTATACGCGCATTACCAAAAGCTTTTGCGCGGTGAGGTTGCCGACGACCGTGGGGCCCACGCGGTGTTCTGA
- a CDS encoding sodium-dependent bicarbonate transport family permease, with protein MEIIVDIVSGLIAQMQKPTLAFLIGGMALAAFGSKLEIPEPVYKFIVFLLLMKVGLGAGISIREANFIDLAIPAVGAALVGIAIVLLGSGTLARLRGVSSMDGMATAGLFGAVSASTLAAGMAMLDEEGIAYEGFIGALYPFMDIAALVTAILLARLSAERKAAAETTAQPGGAVAVGKPGSDNGEMIRGILSETFRSAAISALLLGLALGILARPDSVYENFYDVLFRGLLSILMLIMGMEAWSRLSELRQVAHAYIAYGLLAPLAHGALGFGAGLIVHQLTGFSGGGVVLLAVMAASSSDISGPPTLRGALPEANPSAYVGTSTGLGTPVAILSIPLWIALANMTIGV; from the coding sequence ATGGAAATCATCGTCGATATCGTCTCGGGCCTGATCGCGCAGATGCAAAAACCCACCCTCGCCTTCCTGATCGGCGGGATGGCGCTTGCGGCGTTCGGTTCAAAGCTCGAAATCCCCGAACCCGTCTACAAGTTCATCGTGTTCCTGCTGCTCATGAAGGTCGGCCTCGGGGCCGGCATCTCGATCCGAGAGGCAAACTTCATCGACCTTGCCATCCCTGCGGTGGGCGCGGCCCTGGTGGGGATCGCGATTGTCCTTTTGGGGTCGGGAACGCTGGCACGGTTGCGCGGCGTGTCATCGATGGACGGCATGGCCACCGCGGGCCTCTTCGGGGCGGTGTCGGCCTCGACCCTCGCGGCGGGCATGGCGATGCTGGACGAAGAAGGGATCGCCTATGAGGGGTTCATCGGCGCGCTCTACCCGTTCATGGATATCGCAGCCCTTGTCACGGCGATCCTGCTTGCGCGGCTGAGCGCCGAGCGCAAGGCGGCGGCGGAAACCACCGCGCAGCCCGGTGGTGCGGTGGCGGTCGGCAAACCCGGCAGCGACAATGGCGAAATGATCCGCGGCATCCTGTCCGAGACCTTCCGCAGCGCGGCCATCTCGGCCCTTCTGCTGGGTCTGGCCCTCGGCATCCTTGCGCGGCCCGACAGCGTTTACGAGAATTTCTATGACGTGTTGTTCCGCGGGCTTCTGTCGATCCTGATGCTGATCATGGGGATGGAGGCCTGGTCGCGGCTGTCGGAATTGCGACAGGTGGCCCATGCCTACATCGCCTATGGCCTGCTGGCCCCCCTTGCCCATGGCGCACTGGGGTTCGGCGCGGGGCTGATCGTGCATCAGCTCACGGGGTTTTCCGGCGGCGGCGTCGTGCTGCTGGCCGTGATGGCGGCCTCCAGTTCCGACATTTCCGGCCCCCCGACCCTGCGCGGCGCCTTGCCCGAGGCGAACCCCTCGGCCTACGTAGGCACATCCACCGGGCTGGGCACGCCGGTCGCGATCCTGTCGATCCCGCTGTGGATCGCGCTGGCAAACATGACCATCGGAGTGTGA
- a CDS encoding P-II family nitrogen regulator, with the protein MYDATKLVIITERTILDGVTALIEQGGATGYTHVDAGGKGSRGKRSASRPGISGVMSNVKIESIVADRKTAEEIITAVATKYFQHYSGIAYVEPVEILRRHKFEV; encoded by the coding sequence ATGTATGACGCGACCAAATTGGTGATCATCACAGAACGCACGATCCTGGACGGGGTGACCGCCCTGATCGAGCAAGGCGGCGCAACGGGCTACACGCATGTCGATGCCGGCGGCAAGGGCAGCCGGGGCAAGCGCAGCGCAAGCCGCCCGGGAATAAGCGGCGTAATGTCGAACGTGAAAATCGAGTCGATCGTCGCCGACCGCAAGACCGCCGAAGAGATCATCACCGCCGTGGCGACGAAATATTTCCAACACTATTCGGGGATCGCCTATGTGGAGCCGGTGGAAATCCTGCGGCGGCACAAGTTCGAGGTCTGA
- the rpsO gene encoding 30S ribosomal protein S15, with the protein MSITAEEKTRLMKEYATKDGDTGSPEVQVAILTSRISTLTEHFKTHKKDNHSRRGLLKLVAQRRKLLDYLKGKDEARYQDLIQRLGIRR; encoded by the coding sequence ATGTCGATTACCGCAGAAGAAAAAACCCGCCTGATGAAGGAATATGCCACCAAGGACGGCGACACCGGGTCGCCCGAGGTTCAGGTGGCCATTCTGACCAGCCGGATTTCCACGCTGACCGAGCATTTCAAGACCCACAAGAAGGACAACCATTCGCGCCGGGGTCTTCTCAAGCTGGTCGCGCAGCGCCGCAAGCTGCTGGACTACCTCAAGGGCAAGGACGAAGCCCGGTATCAGGACCTGATCCAGCGTCTCGGCATTCGCCGCTGA
- a CDS encoding calcium-binding protein, which translates to MLAAGGLLALLLMGVAATGFVGADSDDDDKDQNSEDLGADDEETSLDPGEGEGSGLADLLFGTLDDDDLYGTEADEEILGLFGDDMIMGGEGDDTIDGGEGTDTLDGGEGDDHLVLDMSDVASGGEGADIFEVFTSTELTNGESIASVSDFEPGTDQLILDFPGEEAEAPEIAMDVESDPGNTLVLANGVPVTVLQGVSVLDPGIVDVVMTGPAEGAPEDPSEGGSLVEGTPEDDTLAGGSGDDTIDGYAGDDLLNGGTGDDLLRGREGIDSLFGEGGEDAITGGPGDDILDGGTENDALFGNEGDDYVSGEAGNDEVYGDEGDDTVLGGEGSDFLSGGDGNDSVSGGADGDLLFGGDGDDTLSGGGGDDFLQGGFGADSLSGGDGNDRIDGTFSNGHGTFGPTDEDDGDTLSGGDGDDILVLGAGDLASGGEGADIFASGDYIGEGDAAGSVSDFDPAEDVIEVLFDPDLTPNPEITVVDFADGTGADILLNGQIVLQVTGAQGLDPSLVELRELDLETA; encoded by the coding sequence ATGCTTGCCGCCGGAGGATTATTGGCCCTGCTGCTCATGGGCGTCGCTGCGACCGGGTTCGTCGGCGCAGACAGCGACGACGATGACAAGGATCAGAACTCCGAAGACCTCGGAGCGGATGACGAGGAAACCTCGCTCGACCCCGGCGAAGGCGAAGGGAGTGGGCTGGCTGACCTGTTGTTCGGCACCCTGGATGACGACGATCTTTACGGCACCGAAGCAGACGAAGAAATCCTAGGCCTGTTCGGCGACGACATGATCATGGGCGGCGAGGGCGACGATACGATCGACGGCGGCGAAGGGACCGACACACTCGATGGCGGCGAGGGTGATGATCACCTCGTGTTGGACATGTCCGATGTCGCCAGCGGCGGCGAAGGGGCCGATATCTTCGAGGTCTTCACATCGACCGAACTGACCAATGGCGAGAGCATTGCCAGCGTGTCCGATTTCGAACCGGGCACCGACCAGCTGATCCTCGATTTCCCGGGCGAAGAGGCTGAAGCGCCCGAGATTGCCATGGATGTCGAAAGCGACCCCGGAAACACGCTTGTCCTGGCCAATGGCGTGCCGGTGACTGTCCTCCAGGGGGTCTCGGTTCTGGACCCCGGCATCGTGGACGTGGTGATGACCGGCCCGGCCGAGGGCGCGCCGGAAGATCCGTCTGAGGGCGGTAGCCTGGTCGAAGGTACGCCCGAGGACGACACCCTGGCCGGCGGGTCGGGCGACGACACGATCGACGGCTATGCCGGTGACGACCTGTTGAATGGCGGCACCGGCGACGACCTTTTGCGCGGCCGCGAAGGCATCGACAGCCTGTTCGGCGAGGGCGGAGAAGACGCCATCACCGGCGGGCCGGGTGACGACATCCTGGATGGCGGCACGGAAAACGACGCACTCTTCGGAAATGAAGGCGATGACTACGTCTCGGGCGAGGCCGGCAACGACGAGGTCTATGGCGACGAAGGCGACGATACCGTCCTGGGCGGCGAGGGCTCCGATTTCCTGTCCGGGGGCGACGGCAATGACAGTGTCTCTGGCGGCGCGGATGGCGACTTGCTGTTCGGCGGCGATGGCGATGATACGCTGTCGGGCGGCGGGGGCGACGACTTCCTGCAAGGCGGCTTCGGGGCCGACAGCCTCTCGGGCGGGGACGGGAACGACCGGATCGATGGCACCTTCTCGAACGGGCATGGCACCTTTGGACCGACGGATGAAGATGACGGCGATACGCTCTCGGGCGGGGATGGCGACGACATCCTGGTGCTGGGGGCGGGCGATCTGGCCAGCGGCGGCGAAGGCGCGGACATCTTCGCCTCGGGCGACTATATCGGCGAGGGCGATGCGGCCGGCAGCGTCAGCGATTTCGACCCCGCCGAGGATGTGATCGAGGTTCTTTTCGATCCCGACCTGACCCCGAACCCGGAAATCACGGTCGTGGATTTCGCCGACGGTACGGGGGCCGACATCCTGTTGAATGGGCAGATCGTGCTGCAGGTCACAGGGGCGCAGGGGCTGGACCCCTCCCTTGTGGAACTGCGCGAACTGGATCTCGAGACCGCCTAA
- a CDS encoding alpha/beta fold hydrolase: MPIDGFTQSRIETNGIGLSVHQAGQGAPLILLHGYPQNHMCWENLAPRLARDFHVIIPDLRGYGDSDAPPADPENRAYSKREMARDIAGLMDALGLEKAHVLGHDRGARVTYRLALDHPNRVDRIGIIEIVPTGDFWAAWSADLALKAYHWTFLAQPSPLPERMILSDGPGYIDWTLASWTHAGDLSPFSEAALSGYRAQAADPARVAAMCSDYRAGATVDRALDEADRAAGRTIAAPLHFVWSEHGFPARTGDPLGVWRGWAPQVTGQEIAGSGHFAMEEVPDAVLAALLPHFGSRG, from the coding sequence ATGCCGATTGACGGGTTCACACAATCGCGGATCGAGACGAACGGGATCGGGCTGAGCGTGCATCAGGCCGGGCAGGGCGCGCCGCTGATCCTGCTGCACGGCTATCCGCAGAACCACATGTGTTGGGAAAACCTGGCACCTCGTCTTGCGCGGGACTTTCATGTCATCATTCCCGACTTGCGGGGCTATGGCGACAGCGATGCTCCGCCCGCCGACCCCGAGAACCGCGCCTATTCCAAGCGCGAGATGGCCCGCGACATTGCCGGGCTGATGGATGCGTTGGGTTTGGAAAAGGCACATGTCCTTGGCCATGATCGCGGCGCCCGCGTGACATATCGCCTTGCCCTGGACCATCCGAACCGTGTCGATCGCATCGGGATCATCGAGATCGTGCCGACGGGCGATTTCTGGGCGGCGTGGTCGGCAGATCTTGCGTTGAAAGCCTATCACTGGACATTCCTGGCCCAACCCAGCCCCTTGCCCGAGCGCATGATCCTGTCGGATGGGCCGGGCTATATCGACTGGACCCTGGCCAGTTGGACGCATGCGGGCGATCTGTCGCCGTTTTCCGAGGCCGCGCTATCAGGCTATCGGGCGCAGGCCGCGGACCCCGCGCGCGTGGCGGCGATGTGCAGTGATTACAGGGCCGGGGCGACGGTGGACCGAGCCCTGGACGAGGCCGACCGCGCCGCGGGCCGCACCATCGCGGCCCCGTTGCATTTCGTCTGGTCGGAGCACGGATTTCCCGCGCGCACCGGCGACCCGTTGGGGGTTTGGCGTGGGTGGGCGCCACAGGTGACCGGCCAGGAAATTGCCGGCTCGGGGCATTTCGCGATGGAAGAGGTGCCCGACGCGGTTCTTGCGGCGCTGCTGCCGCATTTCGGATCGCGGGGTTAG
- a CDS encoding DUF1643 domain-containing protein, with the protein MITREFQKGDAASVAIYSDCEAYRYALTRVWSPEGRRALFIMLNPSTATEVQNDPTVERCERRARALGFGAFRVLNIFAYRATDPRDMRAAADPVGPENDAAILDGVTWADQVICAWGTHGAHLARGPAVARLLRQTGMPLYHLGLSKQGHPKHPLYIGYAVQPLLWEEIAHAD; encoded by the coding sequence ATGATCACGCGCGAGTTCCAGAAAGGCGATGCGGCCTCGGTCGCCATCTACTCGGATTGCGAGGCCTATCGCTATGCCCTGACGCGCGTCTGGTCGCCCGAGGGGCGGCGCGCCCTGTTCATCATGCTCAATCCGTCGACAGCGACCGAGGTGCAGAACGATCCGACCGTCGAACGGTGCGAGCGGCGGGCCCGTGCGTTGGGCTTTGGGGCGTTTCGTGTCCTCAATATCTTTGCCTATCGCGCGACGGATCCGCGCGACATGCGGGCGGCTGCTGATCCGGTCGGCCCCGAAAACGACGCCGCCATTCTGGACGGGGTGACATGGGCCGATCAGGTCATCTGCGCCTGGGGCACCCATGGGGCGCATCTGGCCCGCGGCCCTGCGGTCGCGCGGTTGCTGCGGCAGACCGGTATGCCGCTCTATCATCTGGGGCTGTCCAAGCAGGGGCATCCGAAACACCCGCTCTACATCGGCTATGCGGTGCAGCCCCTGTTGTGGGAGGAGATCGCCCATGCCGATTGA